The Helicoverpa zea isolate HzStark_Cry1AcR chromosome 2, ilHelZeax1.1, whole genome shotgun sequence DNA window ATTTAACTTCCAGTTTCAACAAGATGCCTCTCCAGCTGACTAAGCCCGCTCCTCAGTTCAAGACCACTGCTGTGGTGAACGGCGAGTTCAAGGACATCGCTCTCTCCGACTACAAGGGCAAATACGTTGTACTCTTCTTCTACCCCCTTGACTTGTAAGTACCTTAGTACCTTCCTATAAATATGCTCTTGTTAGTTCTAGCTTTAAAATGAGGTATGACTTCCCTCCCGTGGAAATTACAGTAAGAAGGCCGTATCTTGGTCTTGGTGTGTCCAAGACCTTTTAGGGACGATTAAGTCTCGATTAGGTCAGGTTTGTCAAGATGCACTGGCTATTAGTGAACTACATGTTATGTATAATCGTTTCCTCGGTCCCAATTATCTTGCGAAATTACATCTCAGTAGATTCAGCGGTTTTATTCTGAAAGAATAACAATAAGCACATTCGAACTCATAATATCAGTCGGTATTTCATCACTCGTTCATATACGTCACGGAATAAAAATAGCACCATTAGACTCCTATTTTGGGTCTGTATGCTGTATGATAAGTCGTGACGTTCTTTATGCATGCTATATAACGATCTAGGCCAGGGATGGCGAACCTCTTTTGACGTACGtgcccaattaaaaaaaaacaatgataatTATAGAGGCGTGCCTTTATGGCAAATAGTTAACATGAAAAGGTAAAAGATTATGAAGAAGGGACTTGTTTTTGATTCGCAAATCTTTTAACATCAATGCTTAGATATGTTAATAAAATAGGCTCTGTTCGGGATATAGGAAGTAGTTCCTATGTGATCCGATTAAATCCACGAGAAACATTTAATAGTACGTGGTTAtggtacataattttaattgaaaaataatggcgtgcccaaattatttagctgcGTGCCACCACGGGCACGCGTGCCATGGGTTCGCCATCCCTGATCTAGGCCTATTTGATCATAGAACATAAACAATGCGAACTAAATGCTAAGGGACTACACATACGgaatattaaatttaaactaTAATATATGGATGGACGGTAAAAATAGAAGCAACGCATACATCTAAtgaacttcaaatatttatgattCCATCCATAAAATTCCGAGTTCAAAAAAACTACGGGTATTGACAGTGGCAGTTATCTCAATCCCGTTTCAATGTTACAGCTCACTTATGTTAAGTAATTCATAATAAAACATGGGTATTCAGTTCTTTGAACCGACCGCAGTGCATCCGGTTGTAACCGGTTCCGCTCATTACCACACAATCATACGAGTAACCCAGTCACCTCAGGGCTGTCTAACTGGTACTAAACGTATATAAATGCAGGAATTTTCTTATCATCGGATTTGGCTTAGTAACAAAGTTGACAGTTATTGAAAAAGTAACTCAATGTGGTCGCTTTCTGATAGTTCACTTTGTAATGTTCAGCCTATTTTCCATTAGCAATTACTAGATAGTTCCATTTAAAATCATATTAGATTAGTTATTTCACTTTATCATGATATGTCATAGATGTATGATAAAGGAGTTCACTATTAATCAAGTCGAAAATATGCAACCTACATACTATTGATACAAAGTCCCTTGTTACAGCCCTAAACCCAATTGAATCGAATTAATATTAAACGTTAACTATTTTTGGTCATGCATTAATCCGTTACAATTATACGTCACCCAGTTAATTACACATTGCACAACAGTTTCAttgtattgagttttttttttaaattttcatgagtGACACGTGCTATCCTCGTGGAAGTTTTAAGTAGAGTTTCTTCTGCTATTTACCAATTACGATTTTCATGGTATCCAGACAATTTCATGGTTTGAAGGTTGTTGCAAAAATACGTGTTACAAATTCTTTGATTACGTCCAATTTTCATTACTTATACAAATTGCCTTGCAAATGATACGTTCCAAACGAATGGTTTCGACATATTATTGGAACTGGAGCTAGTATTAAAATCGAGGAATTGTCCTCCAAATATGCCATCCATTTTATTATAGTTCAGACCATACGTGAAACAACCTTATGTCGTTATGTAAGGACAAGCCTATGTTCAGGGAGGCCCACATCACAGAGGCTGCGAAGGACGAGCCCCAAGTGCCCAGTGCCCAAGCGGCCCCACCATCTCCGTCTTTACTGACAATTCTCCAAAAGGCAGTATGCTCGTGTCAGCGGACACAAGAAGACGTTCCTAAGTCAGACCAGGCCCGGACCGAGCCCTGCAAAGAGACCCCTCGGTAAAATGAGGATTGGGTGCAATGTGACTGTCGGAGATGCGGTTTATGTTGGGGCTTTGCAAAATTGTTTCTTAAGTACGTTATGGGCTTGTGTATCGTTTGGTCTGAACAGAAGTCTTGGCGAATTCTGTGAGGTGGTTGTAGGTTAGGCAGAAATTGAGACTTCCTTCACTGCGCAGAAGACACATCGCAATGCAAGGCTATAAGTCAACCGTACTATTGCTTCGCATAGTTAAATTGGTTTTCGAACCAAGGACAAAATATCATGCCTGCCCAATGAGAAACTGGATAacatattcaatattattttgtcttAATTCGCGGTCAATCAACCCCCCATGGGTTACTCCTGTCGAAAACATTGAAGAAAGTTTAATATAGTTCGAAAGTATAGTTTCTCCTATTGTAACAACTGAAACTTGTCcaaaattcatattattttgcgTCAAATTCCTGCAAAGTGTGAGTAAACACGTTACACAATCAGTGTTTATCATTCCACGCATCTGTCAACTGGCTATTATGATCTTTGTACCTGAGCGTCATTAGCGCGCCTCTGTTCGAACATCTCAGAAGCGCTTACTCGTAGACTGCGTTGTACAATATTAACTGTAGTCAAACAAACGTTCTAGTTAAACTAGGCTATTCTTAGCATTCTTGGACACCAAGCAATTGTAGTAATTAACGTCAATATTGATTCTAGCCGTAGGTAATACAATTAAAAGTATCACTTTATGAAAAGTTATATTCGTCATAGTTATTTGTAGGAACTGAATACAAGCATGTATTTTGAATTattcagaaaaaatatataaaaattatcaatttatttattactagcttctgccagcgacttcgtccgcgttagagtcggactttgtgcaaagagaggaagaaataataaccaccagcccctccaattatccaaatctatgcgtacttactgctactttaagtaataaaatgtaaactattaataatttgtaatttgaacgaatatttaaagaccaaaataactaataggtaacaacctatttataaaataacaacaaaagaaagttaaaaataaattatttaaaacctaaaagtcgcgcaataaagttgaacgctctgaacgtctattcgcatcaatcgcaccaacagccaaatattgtatgaagctcgcgcagccaccgcgccgcgagtcgcgtcgagcgcggtgaccgttgcacaaaaatgatccttatagcgtacgtgattcagtattcgcgcgcgatggcttattaccGCTTTTCATGTAcatataactttggtgtttctttaccgatttaaatcattctgtttttaattaatagataatactgttaactatgtttaattagtgtgagtgagagtgttataaacgaaatagtagacaaatataatcagaaagctccgaactgctaagctaccgagagttttacgtgttattgtgagtgaaccataaaagatagacatatgctgccatgggatattttttacataattttatgaagaatatttccgtcgtacatggtttctgtgtagctgtaaccaataaggctgcacacgcgacggaagcttaaaaaatggagtaacttctcccgttttcccaacatttaccttcactgctctgctcctattgatcgtagcgtgatggaaagtatcctataacctgcccaggagtatgaagaatatttatgccaagtttcattaaaatccgtccagtagtttttgtttccataacgaacatacagacagacagacagacagacagacagacaaaaattttactgattgcatttttggcatcagtatcgatcactaatcaccctctaatagttattttggaaatatattcaatgtacagaattgacctctctacagatttattataagtatagatattaaGAACctattgaattgaattgttGGTCGTAAACGGTATCTTAATGACTGCGGCTTTTTAAAATCGCTGTAAcgtaataaattgaaaaatattttgtgttcttTATCTATATTTGTTAGCTTGTAATTTAATTGGAGAAATCGCTGACCCTGTAGTGATATAATAAacctcagataaaagttatcgcTTTCAAAACATCAAATTATGGTGGGTTATTGATAAATTATACATAAGTAATATCTTTACTTTTGCTATTTCATGTAGTCATGTGtgttattcaattcaatttatcATTCTAGCGGGTCCACTGTCAGTACCATAGGATGATGAACTCTTAAGTAATTTAGTTTAGCCTCGAATTTGGTTACAGAGCATAATGTTGATTTAAAAGACCATTATATGCAAATATATGGGCCACTTCACGACATACCTGACCAAACcctaaattacaaaatataacttattCATTTGTCTTGTCCACAGCACGTTTGTGTGCCCGACCGAGATCATCGCGTTCTCGGAGCGCGCGGACGACTTCCGCAAGATCGGCTGCGAGATCATCGGCGCCTCCACCGACTCACACTTCACACATCTCGCCTGGATCAACACTCCACGCAAACAGGGTCAGTACATAACTGCTACTTTAGCTATCAAATATCACATCTGAAAATCTTAAGAGGTAATAATATGTATAGTATAGTTCTGTTTTAAATGTTGCAACATGTCACactaatgtataaaataactaaactataaaaagatttttctgTGATAAGACTATTAGGGTAGTagactgaaagagcagcggcccgCAGCgaccgtaagagcacggaaaatgtaagagcgcggcccgccgcgctcgcgctctatcccttgcaattacggccgctgccggccgctgccggccgctgctctttcagtgggaattgacccttactgAACAGATATGAAAATGATATCACTGTTTCTACTAGCACCATGCATGGCTTATATAGGatgtattttatccgggtacgttAACGGTCAATGTTTTTTATACTAACAAACTTACCCTTGCAGGTGGTCTGGGCCCGATGAACATCCCGCTGCTGAGCGACAAGTCGCACCGCATCGCGCGCGACTACGGCGTGCTCAACGAGGAGAGCGGCATCCCCTACCGCGGCCTCTTCATCATCGACGACAAGCAGAACCTGCGACAGATCACCGTCAACGACCTGCCCGTCGGACGGTACGTGAAGCGTTCTTTGTATTCAGTTCGGGGTGTTATCCATATTAATATGTAtgtttttatcatcccactgctgggcacaggcctcctctgaCGGAGAAAACATTAGGCTCGTTATAATTTTAGAAGCAACTACATAGGTGTCATCTTACATAGGCTTATAGATATGATCAAAGGAAAGTACTCTTATGGTTGTTAGATGTCATagaaatagtaaataataattacatggGCTAAAATGTGCTttccattttttattatttatcaaaataaaacaattattactttttgacaaattgatatatttatcactttagTGAAACAAACTTATCTGCAGCTATAAAACCTGCTGTTTATGTAACTTGTAACCTTTATACGTAACTCATAATGATAAATGTGCACCACATTGAATGATTGCTTATCGTCACATTCGTCACTCAATGATTtgctaaagaaaataaagtatgGTATAATCGCCTATTGTTTATTAGATATGTTCTATAACGTTGaattaatacttaattatacTGCTTCAATATTAATCGCCGTCTTTTTAGGTTTAACATATTGGTCTTAATTAACTTATACTCTGATAGTCATAGAATTACATCctatttttttcgtaaaatgTTGCTAAATGTGTATTATGTATGCATAATTTATATTCCCTAATGAAACCTATAGAGAATAGTGTGTCAAAGTAAAATTGCGTACATATATTACTGTGCCTGTGAAGGTTTCAATAATCCAATATAATTGAAGGCGCAATGCAGTCATAATAATAACGGCTGCACCTGTTCAAGCCCTATTTCCACCCATACATGTCCTTCAGCTTAGCAGCGTATGTTGAGCTAGTTTCTTTACATGTTTGTCGACGATAAAAAAGGccaatgaatataaaatataattttatattattattgcatTCATAAAAACAAGCAAACTTATCAGCTATATTGTAGATCAGCCACAATGTTTGTAAGTTTTCACATACACACCATCAAAgcaggtattttttatttattgaaattcacataattttaacattaacattttttttttttatactgctGTGTAGCCTTCGACATGCGTGACGGCTGTAGGTTCTCGCATACGTGATAAACTGTCGACCTTCGATTCATAGCACGATCCTACATAATTTATGGTAGAAATGTTAATAAGAAGTACATAAGTACtgctattttgtattttttttataattgcgGATATTTGTTGTACGTGAAAGTAAAAGCTATTTCCAAAAATTTTTTATTCGCATCCTTCCGCCCCTAAGTCCACAAATTTCACGAAGCACCCAcgatatttacttatttaaattacccATTTTGTTCCCCAGATCTGTTGAGGAGACCCTCCGCCTGGTTCAGGCCTTCCAGTACACAGACAAGTTCGGCGAGGTGTGCCCCGCCAACTGGCAGCCCGGCTCTAAGACCATCAAGCCCGACACCAAGGCTGCCCAGGAATACTTCATCGACGCCAACTAAACGCCCCACACCACATATCCTACCCTCCAACTTCACTGCACTCATCCAAAAGAACATTCTAgacattttatacaaaatactaGCCTTGTTACAGGTGTAGTGCAGTCAAGTTGAGACGTAAATTAGTAACTATACACTAACCACGGAAATTGCGCTCATGAACAATGTTAgttaagtttataattaaaaaaacatggctgtaatgatcaGAATGAGAACAATCATGAGAGCAATTTTCGCACTTTTTAAACACTGCACGGAAAATTGGAGTTGAAGGTTGGCGTGTCTGAATCTCAAGCGATAGGCATGCCAAAATCATTCTTGCTGTGAAATGTCCATTAAATCAATCAAGTTGGATGGCTCAAACAGTTGGTTACTCCGATTTTCTATAACAGTTGGACAATAATGTAATGTAGGTGACTAAGGTGCTTAGTACCTCACGCAATCAGTATTCAACGGAGATCCTGTTATTGTACTCTTCAATCGAGGCTGTAATAAAAGCTATGTGAAAAACTATAGTGTTTCATTGATACCTTATATCTACAGTAGACATACCGGGGCTGAGTAACGCCATCTATTTATTCTTGACTCAGACTCACTTATCACGTTACTTTGTACATGATTGTTCGAAGGTGGCCCGATAGATGTCGCTGAATTCAAATACCACGGCTACTTTCCGTCGTTATCATAAAaaacaattgatgaaataaaacatttatttataccatgtaaaaaatgtttccacAGGCGTACGGCGTacgttatgtaaataaattccaGTAGTAAACtatgtattcatttatttgctatgtacctacatatatacttacattttattacaatttaagcattttttttttggttttagacTTAGAATTGCATCCCAGCCAGGATATACCTATATTGATCGTTAAACTCGTCTGATCTTCACACATATAaa harbors:
- the LOC124637290 gene encoding peroxiredoxin 1 isoform X1 is translated as MQDGGIVRKRLRCESEDEITGNLAKKVMGESFNKMPLQLTKPAPQFKTTAVVNGEFKDIALSDYKGKYVVLFFYPLDFTFVCPTEIIAFSERADDFRKIGCEIIGASTDSHFTHLAWINTPRKQGGLGPMNIPLLSDKSHRIARDYGVLNEESGIPYRGLFIIDDKQNLRQITVNDLPVGRSVEETLRLVQAFQYTDKFGEVCPANWQPGSKTIKPDTKAAQEYFIDAN
- the LOC124637290 gene encoding peroxiredoxin 1 isoform X2, producing MPLQLTKPAPQFKTTAVVNGEFKDIALSDYKGKYVVLFFYPLDFTFVCPTEIIAFSERADDFRKIGCEIIGASTDSHFTHLAWINTPRKQGGLGPMNIPLLSDKSHRIARDYGVLNEESGIPYRGLFIIDDKQNLRQITVNDLPVGRSVEETLRLVQAFQYTDKFGEVCPANWQPGSKTIKPDTKAAQEYFIDAN